CATTTGAAGGAACAAATGATGTTTCGTTTGTAACACTAATAGCTTCAAATATAATCCGCATTTGCTCCTCATGCTCAAGTGGTGCATCCTTAAAGCATATACAACCGGACATAGCCTAAAAAGGAAAGGTGATAATCTTGTAAATTTAAACAGGTAACTTTTTTTATTTCAAAAACTGAAAATCTGCAATGTATACTCACATCATTTTGATCTTTCCACCATTTGTCATCCGCCACGATACACCCTGCCATAGGATCCCTACCCAAGCCGGTAGCTCTCGTGTTCAATGTCTTCCATTGGGTATACCTTCTTTTAAGTGCATCCCACCTATTCTTCATTTGCCCTTCATTGTAAGGTCTCTTGGTATGTTCAAAAAACTTACGTACAAGATTCGCATACCCAGTGCTGTTCAAAGAATGTTGGAGTCTATTATGGGTCAGAACTTCTTCCACACAAATATCATTAAATGTTTTGGCAATCCCATTTCGCCACAACCTTTGCTCCTTTTTCCATCTACTCAAAATATAGGGTTAACATTATCACAATTTCTTGCATGTAGGACTAAATTTTCTACAGACATGTATACATTATTGATCCCAAGATCTACATGCAGAGCATTCAAATCCTTAATGATGAGCAGCGATTCTAAAACATTGCTATCACCTAATTTGTAGGCTCTTTGATCTTTATGTCAATTTTGCTTTAAAATTTTTCTTCTAACTTGATATCAGTCAGAATGGCAGATTACTTTTTTCTGAATGGTTCACAATTATGCTTGTAGGGTTATTTATGATTCCTTTTATACACTAAGTTTGTATTTTTCATTAGGTTTTTTGAAGTTCCTGACATGTAAATTGATTTTTTAGAGAAAAGTTTCGCACGCTTTAGAGTCTGTTTGGATCAAACCAGCTAATTGGTAGATAGCTAATTTTAGCTAGGGTGCATCCAAACCTTCTAACTAGCTGGATAGTAACTATCCAATTAGCTGGACCAACCCATCTAATTCAGCTAGCTAGCTAATGGATTAGCTGGGTGGATCCAGACTGAGCCTTATTTGTCCAaaacaaagcacattgatactTCAATTATTCTAGTGAGAACAACTGAGGCCAAAGGCCAAGAAAGTGTGCAAATCCCAACTGTACTCGTGAACCAAAAGCTAACGAACAAATGCCAAACTTTCCAGACTAGCTAGCTTCCTGTTTTGTTCTTTTTTACCACGATAGGTGCAAACTCCAAAGGGCACATCTAGCATTTGACCATATTCTGGACTCAAATGTGTGCACTCATAtatgaggaggaagaaaaatcaCCTTGAAGCACCTGCAGCAAGTTCAATCCGGCTAGATCTGATGAGGAACACCTCTGAGGACGAATCTCGCGACTGGGGACGAGGGCTTGATGGTGTGCCCCTATTTGGTGGCGACCCTGGGGAGGAGGGGCGACGACTAGACgatggggaggggcggcggccggtgcagAGAGGGCCGCTGGCCGGGCGTCGGGCTAGGGGAAGAGAGGCACCGCGCCTGGAgatggggaggggcggcggccggtgcagAGAGGGGCGCTGGCCGGCGTCGAGCCAGGGGAAGAGGGGAGACGCGACTGGAGATGGGGAGGGGCGGTGACTGGTGtagagggggcggcggccggtgcagAGAGGGGCGTTGGCCAGGCGTCGAGCTAGGGGAAGAGGGGCGCCGCGCCTGGAGATGGGGAGGGGCgcagagggggcggcggccggtgcagAGGGGCCGGCGGCAGGGAGAGGTGCTGGCGGCGCAAGAGGTGGGAGGAGAGCGAGGGGTCGGGAGGACCGAGGGAGAGGTCAGGCGCATGGGGTGGGGAGCTGAGGGTGGGGTATGCGGAGGAAAATGCGTTCGCTTTCCTAGGAATCGAGGGAAAGGATCCCGACCAGAAAAATCGCTCCCCAGTTGTATTTCGGATTCCCAGAGAAGCAACGGTGGAAAAAATCGAGCTTACAATCGAGGTGTTTGGTGGGATTCCCGCTTTTTTCCACCGAGAATCCGATTTTAATCGGAACCAAACAGGGCCCTAGAGTCACATCACGCCGGCAATGTGTTGCTTTGGCCTTGTTTCGTTTCGGTTACTCCGCTGGTTGTTTGGTTCACGGACTCTAGTTTATTTCTTGTCGCATCGAATTATAGAAGAATTAAATATAAAGTAattataaatattaattatataGATGGAGACTAATTTgcaagatgaatctattaagtctaattaattcatcattagcacatatttactgtagcactgTATTATCAAATTATGGGCTAATtatgcttaatagattcatctcgcaaaTTAGTCTCCATATATGCAAAGTTTTGTatttaatctatatttaatacttctaattagtaaCTAAGCATTCAATTTGACAGGTACTAAAGTTTAATCCTTAGAATCAAACACCTCTTAGAAGAACCAAACACCCTCTTAGTAGCCGGTTGTTAGCAATGTGATcttttgtttttgaaaaatctaTTTAGCAATGTAAATAAAATGGTCacttttgatcaaattttactTCCCTGGGCAACTGATGTGCTGTGCATCCCATTCCCATCAAGTTTCCATCGTCTTCGTTAATTCTAGGTTGAAAGAAACTGATGGGGATTTATTCACCAACAGATTTGCAGGGCATCAATTTTCCATCCGGGTTTCCGTGTTAATGGGCTCTGTTTCTTGAACACACGCGTTCGCGTTGGCCCATCTAGCCCGGATCTGCAATCTGAACTGTCTGAGAGACTGTCGAGAGCATTGACTGACAGAGACCATTGGCCGCGACAGCAGTGCGCGTGCCAGATAAAACTACCGGTAGATTGGCGGTCGCTAAGGAAGTTAGGATAGTCTATATAGTATTTAATATGCTTCAATTTACTAATTTAGCAATGTAATTAAAGATGAGAGAGAAAAAAGACTAAGAAACTGGATCTCATATAAAAAGTAGTTTCTTCCGCAAAGTTCTAAATCTAAAAGCCCAAAGTCTAGAAAAGTACATAAAACGATCTATGGATATCATAAATATCAAAATAGAATTAAAGAGTGGGAAGAAATTGGATATCGTAGACACCCGCTACATGGTTTTTTTTTTCTACCGTCCTAATCAATCTACACGTCTCTTGCGGTTCACGAGGCTCTTTTCATTTGCTCTCGGAAGCAGGGGGCGGTTCGTCACTCAGCAGTCAGCAGTCAACtcctgcttgccttggttcgaCGGAACAAGCAGAGAGAAAAGTAgagcgcgcggccgccgccaccatgGCGCCGCCACCAGGGAGTGCCGCAGCTCGCTCCCCCAGGATCCCGGCGTTCCTGGCGGGCCCCGCCGGGCGGCCGGTGCCGGCCGTGGGGCTCGGCACGTTCTCGCTCCCGCTCGTGGAGGACGACGTCCGGGCCGCGGCCCTCGCCGCGCTGGGGCTCGGCTACCGCCACCTCGACGCCGCCGCGGTCTACGGCTCCGAGCGCGCCGTCGGCGAGGCCGTGGccgaggcggcgcggcgcggggccgtGGCGTCCAGGGCGGATGTGTTCGTCACGACCAAGGTGTGGTGCACGCAGTGCCACCCGGACCTCGTGCTCCCGTCGCTCAGGGAGAGCCTGCGGTGCGGTAGCTTTCTGGCATCAAGTTCGCTGCTCCTCTATttcttaattgcttcgattatATTGAATTACTCCAGTAGAATTTTTGGCAGCTGGGAGTATCAATTTCAATTGCACCAAAATAATCACTGTCCTTTGCTTTGGGGTCAATCTGCTCAGGGAATTGAAGCTTCTTTGATCCCTTCATCTGCAGGAACCTTCAAATGGAGTACGTTGATCTGTACCTGGTTCACTGGCCCATGGCTGTAAAACCAGGCAAGCCCCACTTCCCAATGAAGAGGGAGGACATCGTGCCCCTGGACCTGGCCGGCGTCTGGCGGGCAATGGAGGAATGCCATCGGCTGGGGCTTGCCAAGATGATCGGCGTCAGCAATTTCACGACAGGGAAGCTCAAGGAGCTGCTTGCAACCGCAAAGATCCCCCCAGCAGTGAATCAGGTTCGTGTGGATCAGTTGGTGAATAGTCACAAATGGCAGCAGTTCCCTTTTTCATTGTAGATACGACAACCGAGAAATATTATACTTGCATAGTTCAAAACACATGTTATTTTAGTATTTCTTATTACTATCTTAAAATATCTGCTGTTGTTGCACAACTCCTAGACAAAGACAACTTTCGCTTATTTTTAGTCTTACCCTTAAATAACTTACTAGAGGGTAAGATGGTCAGATTACTTACCTCAGCTCTAAAACAAGTGCAGCGAAGCTGAAGGAGTACTATACTTCATACAACAATAAAAACAAAAATGCTACTATGTGCTAGAGCAGCAGAGCTCGACTGCTCGAGCCAATTTGATGAAATCTTAGTTGCTTATTGTACCTGGCTCTGCTCTCGAGTCTCAAGTGTCCCACACTGTCTCACATGCCACAGTATCACAGATATTGATGAATGAGATTACACTCTGCAGGTCGAACTAAATCCATCTTGGCAGCAGCAGAAACTAATCGAGTTCTGCAAAGAAAAGGGTATCCATGTGACTGCTTATTCTCCATTGGGAGGCCAGTTTGGATCTAGAGTACTACAGTCTAAGGTTCTACATGAGATTGCGCAGGCTAGAGGGAAATCGGTGGCTCAGGTATCGACTGTGATTCTCAGTCTCAATGCTTCTTGATCCAGTTTAGCGATCCACTTAATTTCTCATCATGAAAGGCTCCATGTGTACTGACGCTACTGGATCGGAGCATTGTTAGCATCATGTTAGCTGTTAGCTGCATGACTGACATCCCATCGGCATGCTTTCTCCCCCCAGATTTCGCTGAGGTGGATCTTCGAGCAAGGCGCGAGCATGGTGGTGAAGAGCTGGAAGCAGGAGAGGCTCAAGGAGAACACGGAGATCTTCGACTGGGAGCTCAGCGACGAGGAGCGGCTGAAGATTAGTCAGATGCCGCAGCACAAAGTGGCCAGAGTGTCGGGAATCCTCTGCCCCAAAGGCGTCTCCAGCGTGGATATCGCCGAGGTCGATGTTCTCGAAATGTAACCGGCACCTCCGTCTATTTGCAATGGGTGGCACGAGCATGAGGAGACGCACAGGGAATTTCTGGAAGCCGCACACTCAACCTGAATTTCTCTTTAGCGCACCTGCAGCTCGGACATGCACCTAGGATTTGTAGTTTATAAGGATAAAAAAGTGGTTTTAACTAAAAATAGTAATAAAATTACTCAATAAATACTGTCAATGTCGATGTAGTAATGTACCCACAGCTCTTGCTCTAAGAATTTCTAGAGCTAGCGATGGTCAGCTCTGAAAATTATTGGAGCTGTGTATATTGTACATTGGGGTATTGCAACTGAAGCGGGGTCTGTAAAGTGAAAAATATTGGAGCTTTGTATATGTTTCATTTCGGGTCTTCTATGAATGATGTCATGGTCATTGCTACATTTTCTGACTGAATATTGGGAAGAAAAAAAACCAGTATGATCTGTAAATTTTATAAAGACGAGAAAGAGTTTATGTACGCAAGGACTTAAAAAAAGGCTACAATAGTTTACATGGATGAAAGCTATGTACAATCAATCCATGGAACAAATAGAAGGATGGCGCTCCTCTTTGTCCTAGgtaaatgcaggataaattgAGCCATCCTACTCCAAGCTCCAAGGTTCAGGTATTTTTCCATCAAACTTCAATACATTACCTTGTGCTGAAGGAAAGTTTGGCTCAGCAGCATCAATCAAAGAGGAGCCTCTTGATTGAACCTTGGAACGCATCAGTGGACCAAAGAGTTAAATCTTCTCTACATGTTCTAGAGATCATCAAGTTTGTTTCATCCTCATGCCTGAAGACTTTGGCATTCCTGCATTTACATAGAATGCAGGTTAAAACTGTGCTGCTGACTCTCGAACTATTCTCCAGGATTCAGATGGGGGTGAGCACCAATGTCTTCATAGACCCTCCTAGCGGCCCAGAAGTCTGAACTCCGAAAGACACAGATGCAGAATTGAGTTGTCACATAAAGTATTTGTGTTTGGTACATAGCAACAACGTTTGAATGGTTACTTGGAAACTCACTGAAGGTACAATGATACGTGACAGTCCTCTGTGTCAATTGCCCGAGCAGAGATGCAGTAGCCAGTTCGTTCACTTGCCCAGCTTTTCAGTGTGGGATTGGTGTCTGCGTTTCAGAGCTTCTCCTCAATGTGAAGTGAAATATAGGATCGGTGCGAAATGGTACGCGCTGGGAAATGCTAGAAATTTGTTGCCGGCGTCCCGCAAACGGGGAGGATCGGGAGAGAGAATCCTCGACCTTCAGTCAGGCTTGCCCGCAACGCGACTTGACTCTGCCCGGCCTCAACCTTGAGAGATAGCCACCGCCATCTGCGCGGGGCAGGGCCAGGCCCTGTGCAAGTGCAGCGGCGCTAGTACGTCGAAGGGGGTAGCCTTCCGTGCGGCGAGATGACCGGGCATTCTTATGCAAACTTCCAGGCGTCCCGCCGGAGGGAGAaagcgcggcggccgtggcgccaTGGCTTCGCGCGCCCGGCCAGGGAGGGGGAGGACGGTATCTTAAGTACCGTCCAGCGTCCAGGGCGGATGGTATTCCATTTACCGTCCAGGGTCGAGATCATCTTGGCGGTTAAATCCAAAACGGACGGTCGTTAGACTGTACTCATGATCCAGGCGTGCCGCTGAGCCGCGGAAGCGTGCTGCGGATCCaggcggcggcgaaggcggaTGCCGCTCGGATCGATATCGGAGAGGAGGAAGACGGACGCCTGTACTCATGATCAGAGATTAGCTTCGcgtgtttttttctttttgagctcaataCTGGAGAAAACTGCCAAGGACGCTGTACTCTGAATTCGGATGAGTTAGTGACGTGTGCCTTGATGCGTCATCAGAACGAGCGTTACTCTGCAGTTCGAACAATTCATTCATTCAACTACTAATAGTCCTACTAGAAATTAAGTCGGCAGTTTCTGATTGTTTGTTGAGCTCCGCTGAACGTCTATCCATCAGCTAAGCAAAGTGCTGGCAGCTACTGATAACTGACGTGATAGTATGATACGGATCGCCTTGCTCATTTTCCGTGATAGCCCTATCACGTGTCAGTATTCCACTGCCACCAATGAGTGCGGCCAGGTTATAGGGATGCAAATCGTGGCCGTGAAGGTACAATTAAAACGGCAGGTAAAATGGAACTAGAAAAAATAACCGGAGATCAGATGTGAACTTCTTAACGTATGAATGGTTAACAATTGTCATATTTAACAATCACATGATCACCTATCAACTTTACTCAGTTTCAGGTAGAACGACAGAGTTCTAGCTTCGTAGAGATTCAGGTATAATATACATGCAAAATATAATGGAAATGTAACCGTATGTTTATTTTTGAAGGTGTCTCCACAAAAGGGCAGCATCTACTTTTCAATATGGAATGATCAAATTTGGTCGAACACTCATTTTTAGAAAACATTGCAACTTCTTAATGAGCATTGATCTCTCAGCAAACCAATTAAACTGGTGAGATTAATATTTCTATTTTTAGAATGGTTTTGCGAAAACCATCGGCCCATGTTCTCCAATCTTACCATTTCTCTGTAATAAATCAACTTCAACATTCCAGTCTGGGATACGCAGGCGGTTTGTAAGATTCAGTTTCAGTTACAGCATTACAGCAACGACCCATCCGACTTGTAATGATACGATGATCACAATGTAAAATTGGGCGCCGTCAGCGCTACTGCAGATGATAGGAGTGACTTGCCTGCAACTGGGAAGAAGACGGTGGCTGTGGTTGTCCCGGAGGAGGACGCTCTGAGGCGGCGAGGTCCTCTCACCATCAGTTTCGTGTGTGGGCGGCCGTACTCTCTCGAAGTCCCATCCAGAACGCTCGATCGACCGCCCGCGAGATCGTGCGCGCCGCTTCCCCTCACCACTCACCGGCTCCATTGCCCCAGCCAGCCGGCGGCGCTGACAGCGGACGGGAGCGCCGCGGCAGGAGATAAAGGCGCCGGCGCGCCCTGTCGCCAGGGAGTCCCTGACCATCAGACACGCCGCcaccggcgcgcggcgcggcgtggcgtgggCGGACAACCGTTTAACACGCACGCGCTGATGCCATCTCGACCGCCAGTGAGCGCCCACGGCGGAGGAAGCGCGGCGGCCATGGTGAGCGGCACCTGCTTGGGGTGGACGGTACTCGATTTACCGtccggggtggacggtatttcatttaccgtcccCGTGAAGGTAATCTTAGATCCAATCAGACGAACGTGGCCCGGAGTGCTATATGGGCCATTACCAATAGGCAGCCCAATAATCTCAGCCCACCCATTACCGCCGTCCGCGAAGATAACAGACAAGCCTGTAGAGCGACGCCGCTAGGAAGGTGATGGCCGTGCTACGACGGCAACGACCGGAGCTGCGCTCGGCGTCGGCGGAGACTTATGCTCCGGTACTGTGACGTGTGGCTCCGACACCTAATGCTCTCTTCGGGACTCTTCTCCTCCGTCGCCGGTCGCCTGTTGCGTTCTAATTGATTCCAAGATTAGGACAGAAAGCACATCGCAGCTTGCTTGAATGTAGCCGGAGCTCCTCAGCTCGACGTTGTCTTGATCTTGAAAACAAAATTTGTAAGGAAACATACCAAAATGGATCGGCGATGGCCTACAAACTCTGCAGTTTCTGAATCTGAGGTCCAATCAGTTTTCTAGTGAGATGCCTGAACGCCGTACTCTCTCGCAGTCTCACCCAGAACGCTATGCAGGCACCGCCGCCGGTGGCGCGGGCGGCGAACTGAAGATCCCGCAGCCGCGGCAAGGGGCGCCTGGTACGGGCGATCGGTAGTAGTGTGCGGGGTCTCGGGAGAAGAGTCACGGCGCGGTGAACGCTGTCTCCGTTGAGGCCCTCGCCATCAGCCGCCGCCGTCTGAGCGCGTCGGCGGCGCGGAACTGCTGTTCACGCGCATGCACCGGCCGCGCTCGCACACTCGGCGTCTCTCCACCGTGGTTCCACCTCCAATGTCTGGTGCGCGCGTCTTTCCTTGACGCCCAGCACGCCCGCATTGACGCCATCCTGACCACCGGCGAGCGCGACAGGCGTGGCGAGGGGCACAGGGACCTGGTTGGGGATGGACGTTTACTCCATTTACCGTCCAGGGTGGACGGTATTCGATGTACCGTCCAGGGTCAAGGTCATCCTGGCCGTTGAATCCAGAGTGTGCGGTCGAGATTCGATCTGACGAAGGTGAATGTGTGTTATGTGGGCCAATAGCCGGCCCAATCAGCTCAGCCCACTCGTTAGTCGTTACCGAGGTACTGAAGTGAATGAAGCTCAGGTCCGTCGTCGGCGTAGCACGGTCGTCACCTTCCTAGCACGGGCGTAGCCAACACATGGGGCTCTGCACGTGACCTCGGCGCCAAGCTGCCAACACATGGGACTCGGGTGGAGGAGCAGCCTGCCGCCCGGCTGCCGCAGCCACACGGACGGACTCACTCCATTGCTACTCGAAGAAACGGCACGCGGACCCTGCCCTGCACCCACCCGCGCGGGCGCAACGCGACGCACCAACGCAGCCGGAACGCGGGCAGAGACGACGACGCGGGCATGGCCTCgacgggcacggcggcggcggcggtgccggaGACGGAGGTGGCCCTGCGTTCCGGCGGCGCGAGGCCGATGCCGGCCGTCGGCGTGGGCACGGCGTCGCCGGACCCCGTGGCGCACGAGGCCACCAAGAGCGCGGTGCTGGCGGCCATCGAGGTCGGGTTCCGCCACCTCGACACCGCCTGCATGTACGGCACGGAGAGGCCGCTCGGCGAGGCCGTGGCCGAGGCGGTGCGCCGCGGGCTCGTCCGGTCCCGGGAGGAGCTGTTCGTGACGTCGAAGCTGTGGTGCACGCAGTGCCACCCGGATCTCGTGCTCCCGGCCCTCCGGCAGACCGTCGAGTAAGAGCATGATCTATCTCCTTTCCGCTAGCGAACACCTGAATTAACATCATCTCATCATGCATCTCCAACTAGTTCGTGATTATCTTCCCCCTCGTGCGAGAAGCAGGAATCTGCAGATGGAGTACGTGGACCTGTACCTGATCCACTGGCCGGTGTGCATGAAGCCGGGGCCGATCGCGTGGCCGACCAGGCGGGAGGACGCCGTGCCGTTCGACTTCGAGGGCGTGTGGCGGGCGATGGAGGGGTGCCAGCGGCTGGGGCTCGCCAGGGCGATCGGCGTCAGCAACTTCACCACCAGGCACCTCGACAGGGTCCTCGCCGCCACCATCCCTCCCGCGGTGAACCAGGTGGAGCTGAACCCGGCGTGTGGCAGCAGCGGACGCTGCGGGCGTACTGCGCCGGCAAGGGCGTCCACGTCGCGGCGTACTCGCCGCTGGGGGGACAGGACTGGTCGCGCGAGGGGGCGGGCAGCGCCGTGCTGGGGTCCGAGGTGCTCGCGGAGATAGCGCGGGCGAGAGGAAAGACCGTGGCGCAGGTTGGCGGCTACCCCGGCTTGACGTCGCCCATCGTGGCATCGTCTCGTCAATTCGTCATGCCTGACGCGAGTTGATCTGGAACTCTGGAAACTGCGGCGgcgacctccgccgccgcctgcttgCAACGGTAACCTTTTTAATATCCCTATTCCCTTCTCAGGTGTCGTTGAGGTGGATATACGAGCAGGGGGTGACATGGATCGTCAAGAGCTACAACAAGGAGAGGCTGAAGAAAAACCTCGACATCTTCGGCTGGGAGCTGACCGAAGAAGACCGGCAAAAGATTAGCAAGATCCCGCAGAGGAAGTTTCTCACGGCGACAGCCCTGTTCTCGCCGGAGGGCGAGTTCACGTCGGTTGATCTGTCGGAGACGGACATTGTAGAGGAATAGGGAGGCATCGAAGAAGAAAAATGGATAAAAAAAAGTCAAGCTTTCACCGTTCACTGATGTGATGATGCCCTTCAGTTCATCCTTCTGAAATCTGGTGAAGTTAGTCGTCCACAAGTGGATCTTGTTTCGGTGTCGAAGTATGAGCTTCCCGCGAGCAATGTCTGTTTGGCACTTGATCTGCGATGATGATGGGCTAGTACGTCTCTAGAACGCACGTGTTCGCAGGGCCCATTCAGCTGAGGACGGTTTGTTACCGTTCTAAACTGGGCCAGGCCTCCGGCAAACTCGAGCAACCGGGTGAAATTTCTTTTCTACTAACACAAGTACACAACAACTAGGCCAGACTCTGAAAATTGTTGGACTGGCAACCCATTTGCAATCTCCCAAGCGCACACGTGGCCTGGTAATCCAATCCTGCACGTATCTTTCACTTTCAGTATCGTTTGTTTTATATTAGCCCCGCGCGTCACTACTCGGATTGGACACACGCGGAGCACGGCGCCGGCCATGGCATCATCAGCAGGGAGCGTCGGCAACGGCTGCCCCGAGATCTCGGAGTTCCCGGCcggcgccaccgccggccggccggtgccGGCGGTGGGGCTTGGCACGGCGTCGTTCCCGTTCGTGGAGGAAGACGTCAGGGCCGCCATCCTCGCCGCGCTGGAGCTCGGCTACCGTCACCTCGACACCGCCTCGCTCTACCGCTCCGAGCGGGCCGTCGGCGAGGCCGTGGCCgaagcggcgcggcgcggggtcGTGGCGTCCAGGGAGGAGGTGTTCGTCACGACCAAGATGTGGTGCTCGCAGTGCCACCCGGACCTCGTGCTCCCTTCGCTCAGGGAGAGCTTGCAGTAAGGGTCTATTGAGCTTAAAATttgcttcctctttcttttttggAGATTCGCTGTCAATCACTAGCTAGGATCCAGTCAACTTAAAATTAAATTGAAACTTAAAACCTAGTTTTTTGTAAACTTGAAACTAAATTTCAAAAACCTGTTAAAATTTCGGCTTTTGAAAGAATAGGCGAGAGCAATTTGAAACTTATGCAATCCAACCTAGCAATTCTGCAGTAGCTGGAAGCCTGGAAGTACCAAATAAACCAAAACTGGTGCTCTTTGGTGCCACTCAAGATTCTTACCTCTTCATCTGTAGGAACCTTCAAATGGAATATGTTGATCTGTACCTGGTTCATTGGCCAGTGGCTGCAAAGCCCGGCAAGCCCCAATTTCCAGTTAAAAGGTGAGGACATAGTGCCCATGGACCTGCGCGGCGTGTGGCGGGCGATGGAGGAATGCCACCGGCTTGGGCTTGCCAGAATGATTGGTGTCAGCAATTTCACGACAACAAAGTTGCAAGAGCTTCTTGCCATTGCTGAAATCCCCCCAGCGGTTAATCAGGTTTGTAACTTTGTATTGGTCAAGTGGATAATTAGTAGTTGCAGTTTCAGTAACCTTCGTTCTGTCAGCCATTGCTTTGAGGTTTTTGCAATCCTGTTTTATTGGTAGTAAGCGCGAAATATTACTCCATATGCAGTTGTCATTCACAGTACTGCTTTGATTCAGtttactttttttttgaaataaaagtAGGAGCGAGCACTGCTATTTCATTAAGTAAAGGAAGCAGGCCGAGTGACAGGtcttatattttgcaaaatCGGGAAGGTTTGGAAACGATATCGTAAATATGAAGTCAACTGAAAATGACCTGAATCAAGAACGATTCAGAAGCATACCATATCATCTGGCATGTCAGCATTGGTATTTATGATCTTTGCAGGTT
The sequence above is drawn from the Panicum hallii strain FIL2 chromosome 7, PHallii_v3.1, whole genome shotgun sequence genome and encodes:
- the LOC112899188 gene encoding deoxymugineic acid synthase 1-D-like, whose amino-acid sequence is MAPPPGSAAARSPRIPAFLAGPAGRPVPAVGLGTFSLPLVEDDVRAAALAALGLGYRHLDAAAVYGSERAVGEAVAEAARRGAVASRADVFVTTKVWCTQCHPDLVLPSLRESLRNLQMEYVDLYLVHWPMAVKPGKPHFPMKREDIVPLDLAGVWRAMEECHRLGLAKMIGVSNFTTGKLKELLATAKIPPAVNQVELNPSWQQQKLIEFCKEKGIHVTAYSPLGGQFGSRVLQSKVLHEIAQARGKSVAQISLRWIFEQGASMVVKSWKQERLKENTEIFDWELSDEERLKISQMPQHKVARVSGILCPKGVSSVDIAEVDVLEM